In Streptomyces sp. 840.1, one DNA window encodes the following:
- a CDS encoding class I SAM-dependent methyltransferase, with protein sequence MTAFDVSERRIWEGRAESYARTFARLCAHTVPALLDAAAVGSGTRLLDVGCGSGSVTVAAVGRGAVVRAVDAERGMAEATRRAAPGVEVRIGTLPQLPYPDGEFDAAVANFVLNHVGRPLDALVELRRITRPGGRVAVTIWQMPGGAGRELVGRAAEAAGLVRPEWLATVDEEHNFPRTAPGLAALLTAAGLRDVRSESLAWEHRTDPEEWWAGPAAGVAAIGQLVNSRGPEGVAAAKREYDVLSKEFASEGGDLVLPHLALLAQGRV encoded by the coding sequence ATGACCGCGTTCGACGTGAGTGAGCGGCGGATCTGGGAGGGTCGGGCCGAGAGCTACGCCCGGACCTTCGCCCGTCTCTGCGCCCATACGGTGCCCGCCCTGCTGGACGCCGCCGCCGTCGGCTCCGGGACCCGGCTGCTCGACGTGGGGTGCGGCAGCGGCAGCGTGACGGTCGCCGCCGTCGGCCGGGGTGCGGTCGTACGGGCCGTGGACGCCGAACGCGGCATGGCCGAGGCCACCCGGCGGGCGGCGCCCGGGGTGGAGGTGCGCATCGGGACACTGCCCCAGCTCCCTTACCCCGACGGCGAGTTCGACGCGGCCGTGGCCAACTTCGTGCTCAACCACGTGGGCCGGCCGCTGGATGCGCTCGTCGAACTGCGCCGGATCACCCGCCCCGGCGGCAGGGTCGCCGTGACCATCTGGCAGATGCCCGGGGGTGCCGGCCGGGAACTGGTCGGCAGGGCGGCCGAGGCGGCCGGACTGGTCCGGCCCGAATGGCTGGCCACCGTCGATGAGGAACACAACTTCCCGCGCACCGCACCCGGGCTGGCGGCGCTGCTCACGGCGGCCGGACTCAGGGACGTACGCAGCGAATCGCTGGCCTGGGAGCACCGGACCGACCCGGAGGAGTGGTGGGCGGGCCCCGCCGCCGGGGTCGCCGCGATCGGGCAGCTGGTCAACAGCCGGGGACCGGAGGGCGTGGCGGCGGCGAAGCGCGAGTACGACGTGCTGAGCAAGGAGTTCGCGTCGGAGGGCGGCGACCTGGTCCTGCCGCACCTCGCGCTGCTGGCCCAGGGGAGGGTGTAG
- a CDS encoding MFS transporter → MLAAFTFNTAENLPIGLLELIADGLHVSLPSVGYLVTGYGVTVAVASLPLAHFTRAMPRRHVLTALLSALVVSSLVAASASSYWPLLAARLVTALAQALFWAVMGPVAVGLFRPGLRGRVVGALSVAGSLALVFGVPAGTWLGRQSGWQVPVAVVAALGSVSLVTIAVLLPTSRPDEGHAAYGSHPDARRFGTVLAAGALSATGAFAGYTYVVKFLGDVSGFSGGAVNLLLLVFGLACLAGVGVTGLLLDRFPQTVTAAAVATQAVGMLGLYATGGEQVAAVVFLTLTGGALGPIFMATQNEMLRCAPGRTDMALAANSGGYNAGIAAGAALGGLVLTHSGVRGTFLLGGLLTVAAWAVLLGGRLLPSGAAGSPRPREDATRG, encoded by the coding sequence ATGCTGGCGGCGTTCACGTTCAACACGGCGGAGAACCTGCCGATCGGCCTCCTGGAGCTCATCGCGGACGGCCTGCACGTGTCGCTGCCCTCCGTCGGCTACCTGGTCACCGGTTACGGCGTGACGGTCGCCGTCGCGTCCCTGCCGCTGGCGCACTTCACCCGGGCGATGCCCCGGCGCCACGTGCTCACGGCCCTGCTGAGCGCACTGGTCGTGTCCAGCCTGGTGGCGGCCTCGGCCTCCTCCTACTGGCCGCTGCTCGCGGCCCGGCTGGTGACGGCGCTGGCCCAGGCGCTGTTCTGGGCGGTGATGGGACCGGTCGCGGTGGGCCTGTTCCGGCCGGGGCTGCGGGGGCGGGTGGTCGGGGCGCTGTCCGTGGCCGGTTCACTCGCCCTGGTGTTCGGGGTGCCCGCCGGGACGTGGCTGGGCCGGCAGAGCGGCTGGCAGGTGCCGGTCGCGGTGGTGGCGGCCCTGGGGTCCGTCTCCCTGGTGACGATCGCCGTCCTGCTCCCGACCTCCCGCCCGGACGAGGGGCACGCGGCGTACGGGAGCCACCCCGACGCGCGCCGCTTCGGCACGGTGCTGGCGGCCGGAGCCCTCTCCGCCACCGGCGCGTTCGCGGGCTACACGTACGTCGTGAAGTTCCTGGGCGACGTGAGCGGCTTCTCCGGGGGCGCGGTCAACCTCCTGCTCCTGGTGTTCGGCCTCGCCTGCCTGGCCGGAGTGGGCGTCACCGGGCTGCTGCTGGACCGCTTCCCGCAGACGGTGACGGCCGCCGCGGTCGCCACGCAGGCGGTGGGCATGCTCGGCCTGTACGCGACGGGCGGCGAACAGGTGGCGGCGGTGGTCTTCCTGACACTGACGGGCGGCGCGCTCGGCCCCATCTTCATGGCCACGCAGAACGAGATGCTGCGCTGCGCACCCGGCCGCACCGACATGGCCCTGGCGGCCAACTCCGGCGGCTACAACGCCGGTATCGCGGCGGGCGCCGCGCTCGGCGGCCTGGTCCTGACGCACTCCGGCGTACGGGGCACCTTCCTGCTGGGCGGCCTGCTGACGGTCGCGGCCTGGGCGGTCCTGCTGGGCGGGCGGCTGCTGCCCTCGGGCGCCGCCGGCAGCCCGCGCCCCCGGGAAGACGCGACGCGCGGCTGA
- a CDS encoding CGNR zinc finger domain-containing protein — translation MIERDSAPGGLALIEALVNTLNVETGADTLDTAEGRAGLALAEPDVPAARTLREALRAVCLAHAGHRPPEGESVSLLDRLLAGAPLRVRVDEEGAAVLRAVEEPPGLTARVATAIAAASADGTWDRLKVCEAADCRWAYYDRSPAGRRRWCSMSVCGARAKMRTYRAKRG, via the coding sequence ATGATTGAGAGGGACTCCGCGCCCGGCGGACTCGCGCTGATCGAGGCCCTGGTCAACACCCTGAACGTGGAGACCGGCGCGGACACCCTCGACACGGCCGAAGGACGCGCCGGTCTGGCCCTCGCCGAGCCGGACGTCCCGGCGGCCCGCACGCTCCGCGAGGCCCTGCGCGCCGTCTGCCTGGCCCACGCGGGCCACCGTCCGCCCGAGGGTGAGTCGGTGTCCCTGCTGGACCGGCTGCTGGCCGGCGCGCCGCTGCGGGTCCGCGTGGACGAGGAGGGCGCGGCGGTGCTGCGCGCGGTCGAGGAGCCGCCCGGACTGACCGCCCGGGTCGCGACGGCCATCGCCGCGGCATCGGCGGACGGGACCTGGGACCGGCTCAAGGTGTGCGAGGCGGCGGACTGCCGCTGGGCCTATTACGACCGCAGCCCGGCGGGGCGGCGCCGCTGGTGCTCCATGTCGGTGTGCGGCGCCCGCGCGAAGATGCGCACGTACCGCGCGAAGCGCGGCTGA
- a CDS encoding phosphotransferase: MVNVGAVFRRGAVVERPAPRTARALHAHLAALGEQGFDAAPTPVALTSDGRERLTYLPGDVALPPFPRWAMTEAALSSVGSLLRRLHEACARIPVDRSAEWPRALSDPAGGTVLCHNDVCPENVVFRDGRAAALIDFDLAAPGRPLWDVAMTARYWVPMLDPTSASALYPAGLDVMARLRVLADGYGLSSQERAELPEVIEQATAACRAFVAGRVAEGDPGYLRALSDRGGWERWDRVQEWLTAHRGRFAAALLP; this comes from the coding sequence ATGGTGAACGTGGGCGCGGTCTTCCGTCGTGGTGCGGTGGTGGAGCGGCCCGCGCCGCGCACCGCGCGCGCCCTGCACGCCCACCTCGCCGCCCTCGGTGAGCAGGGCTTCGACGCGGCGCCGACCCCGGTCGCCCTCACCTCGGACGGCCGCGAGCGGCTGACGTACCTCCCCGGTGACGTGGCCCTGCCGCCGTTCCCGCGCTGGGCGATGACCGAGGCGGCGCTGAGCTCGGTGGGGAGCCTGCTGCGGCGGCTGCACGAGGCCTGCGCGCGCATCCCGGTCGACAGGAGCGCCGAGTGGCCCCGGGCGCTGTCCGATCCGGCGGGCGGCACGGTGCTGTGCCACAACGATGTGTGCCCGGAGAACGTCGTGTTCCGCGACGGCCGGGCCGCCGCGCTGATCGACTTCGACCTGGCGGCCCCCGGCCGGCCGCTGTGGGACGTCGCCATGACCGCCCGCTACTGGGTTCCGATGCTCGATCCCACGTCCGCGTCGGCCCTGTACCCCGCCGGGCTGGACGTCATGGCGCGCCTGCGCGTCCTGGCCGACGGCTACGGCCTCTCGTCACAGGAACGCGCCGAACTGCCCGAGGTCATCGAACAGGCGACCGCGGCCTGCCGGGCCTTCGTCGCCGGCCGCGTGGCGGAAGGTGACCCCGGCTACCTCCGGGCGCTGTCCGACCGTGGCGGCTGGGAACGCTGGGACCGCGTCCAGGAATGGCTCACGGCCCACCGCGGGAGGTTCGCAGCCGCCCTGCTGCCCTGA
- a CDS encoding UDP-glucose/GDP-mannose dehydrogenase family protein: protein MALRITVIGTGYLGATHAAAMAELGFEVLGLDVVPEKIEMLSAGRVPMYEPGLEEILKKHVAGIEGASGRLRFTTSWEEVAEFGDVHFVCVNTPQKHGEYACDMSYVDSAFESLAPLLTRPALVVGKSTVPVGSAARLAARLTELAPAGDGAELAWNPEFLREGFAVKDTLHPDRIVVGVESERAEKLLREVYAGPVAEGSPFVVTDFPTAELVKTSANSFLATKISFINAMAEVCEAADGDVVKLAEAIGHDERIGKKFLRAGIGFGGGCLPKDIRAFMARAGELGADQALTFLREVDSINMRRRGHMVELAREAVGGDSFLGKRVGVLGATFKPDSDDVRDSPALNVAGQIHLQGGQVTVFDPKGMDNARRLFPTLGYADSALDAVRGADVVLHLTEWSEFRELDPAALGEAAGRKLILDGRNALDPVVWREAGWTFRAMGRPKA from the coding sequence ATGGCCCTCAGGATCACTGTGATCGGCACCGGCTACCTCGGCGCCACCCACGCCGCGGCCATGGCCGAACTGGGCTTCGAGGTGCTCGGGCTCGACGTCGTGCCCGAGAAGATCGAGATGCTCTCGGCCGGCCGGGTCCCGATGTACGAGCCGGGGCTGGAAGAGATCCTGAAGAAGCATGTCGCGGGCATCGAGGGCGCCAGCGGGCGGCTGCGCTTCACCACCTCGTGGGAAGAGGTGGCGGAATTCGGCGATGTGCACTTCGTCTGCGTGAACACCCCGCAGAAGCACGGCGAGTACGCCTGCGACATGAGCTACGTGGACAGCGCCTTCGAATCGCTCGCGCCGCTTCTGACCAGGCCGGCCCTGGTCGTCGGCAAGTCCACGGTGCCGGTCGGCTCCGCTGCCCGGCTCGCCGCGCGGCTCACCGAGCTCGCACCCGCGGGCGACGGCGCCGAGCTGGCGTGGAACCCCGAGTTCCTCCGCGAGGGCTTCGCCGTCAAGGACACCCTGCACCCGGACCGGATCGTCGTCGGCGTGGAGAGCGAGCGGGCCGAGAAGCTGCTGCGCGAGGTCTACGCCGGGCCGGTCGCGGAGGGGTCCCCGTTCGTGGTGACGGACTTCCCGACCGCCGAACTGGTGAAGACCTCGGCCAACTCCTTCCTGGCCACCAAGATCTCCTTCATCAACGCCATGGCGGAGGTCTGCGAGGCCGCCGACGGCGACGTCGTCAAGCTGGCCGAGGCGATCGGCCACGACGAGCGGATCGGGAAGAAGTTCCTGCGCGCGGGCATCGGCTTCGGCGGCGGCTGCCTGCCCAAGGACATCCGCGCCTTCATGGCGCGCGCCGGTGAACTGGGCGCCGACCAGGCGCTGACCTTCCTGCGCGAGGTCGACTCGATCAACATGCGGCGCCGCGGCCACATGGTGGAGCTGGCCAGGGAGGCCGTCGGCGGCGACTCGTTCCTCGGCAAGCGGGTGGGCGTCCTGGGCGCCACCTTCAAGCCCGACTCGGACGACGTACGCGATTCGCCCGCGCTGAACGTCGCCGGGCAGATCCACCTCCAGGGCGGCCAGGTCACCGTCTTCGACCCGAAGGGCATGGACAACGCCCGCCGCCTCTTCCCCACGCTCGGTTACGCGGACAGCGCCCTGGACGCGGTGCGCGGCGCCGACGTCGTGCTGCACCTGACGGAGTGGAGCGAGTTCCGCGAGCTGGACCCGGCGGCGCTGGGCGAGGCCGCAGGCCGCAAGCTCATCCTGGACGGGCGCAACGCGCTGGACCCGGTGGTGTGGCGCGAGGCCGGGTGGACGTTCCGGGCGATGGGACGCCCGAAGGCCTAG
- a CDS encoding acyl-CoA dehydrogenase family protein — protein MAGSTDFDLYRPAEEHEMLRETVRALAEAKIAPHAAAVDEEARFPQEALDALTAADLHAVHVPEEYGGAGADALATVIVIEEVARACVSSSLIPAVNKLGSLPVILSGSEDLKKKYLGPLAKGDAMFSYALSEPDAGSDAAGMKTKAVRDGDFWVLNGVKRWITNAGVSEYYTVMAVTDPAKRSKGISAFVVEKSDEGVSFGAPEKKLGIKGSPTREVYFDNVRIPADRMIGEEGTGFATAMKTLDHTRITIAAQALGVAQGALDYAKGYVQERKQFGKPIGDFQGIQFMLADMAMKLEAARQLTYSAAAKSERLDGDLTFFGAAAKCFASDVAMEVTTDAVQLLGGYGYTRDYPVERMMRDAKITQIYEGTNQVQRIVMARNLP, from the coding sequence TTGGCGGGTTCGACCGATTTCGACCTGTACCGTCCGGCCGAGGAGCACGAGATGCTCCGTGAGACGGTGCGTGCGCTCGCCGAGGCGAAGATCGCCCCGCACGCGGCCGCGGTCGACGAGGAGGCCCGCTTCCCGCAGGAGGCGCTGGACGCCCTCACCGCCGCCGACCTGCACGCCGTCCACGTACCCGAGGAGTACGGCGGCGCCGGCGCCGACGCGCTCGCCACGGTCATCGTGATCGAGGAGGTGGCCCGCGCCTGCGTCTCCTCTTCCCTCATCCCGGCCGTGAACAAGCTCGGCTCGCTCCCGGTGATCCTCTCCGGCTCCGAGGACCTGAAGAAGAAGTACCTGGGCCCGCTGGCCAAGGGCGACGCGATGTTCTCGTACGCCCTCTCCGAGCCCGACGCGGGCTCCGACGCCGCCGGCATGAAGACCAAGGCCGTCCGCGACGGCGACTTCTGGGTCCTCAACGGCGTGAAGCGCTGGATCACCAACGCGGGCGTCTCCGAGTACTACACGGTCATGGCGGTCACCGACCCGGCCAAGCGCTCCAAGGGCATCTCGGCCTTCGTCGTCGAGAAGTCGGACGAAGGCGTCTCCTTCGGCGCCCCGGAGAAGAAGCTCGGCATCAAGGGCTCCCCGACCCGTGAGGTCTACTTCGACAACGTCCGCATCCCCGCCGACCGCATGATCGGCGAGGAGGGCACCGGCTTCGCCACGGCGATGAAGACCCTGGACCACACCCGCATCACGATCGCCGCCCAGGCCCTCGGCGTCGCCCAGGGCGCGCTGGACTACGCCAAGGGTTACGTCCAGGAGCGCAAGCAGTTCGGCAAGCCGATCGGTGACTTCCAGGGCATCCAGTTCATGCTCGCGGACATGGCCATGAAGCTCGAGGCGGCCCGCCAGCTCACGTACTCGGCCGCCGCCAAGTCCGAGCGCCTCGACGGCGACCTCACCTTCTTCGGCGCCGCGGCCAAGTGCTTCGCGTCCGACGTCGCGATGGAGGTCACCACGGACGCGGTCCAGCTGCTCGGCGGCTACGGCTACACGCGGGACTACCCGGTGGAGCGGATGATGCGCGACGCCAAGATCACCCAGATCTACGAGGGCACGAACCAGGTCCAGCGGATCGTCATGGCGCGAAACCTCCCGTAA
- a CDS encoding 5-(carboxyamino)imidazole ribonucleotide synthase, which produces MTFPVVGMVGGGQLARMTHEAGIPLGIKFKLLSDTAQDSAALVVNEVVVGDYRDLDTLRAFARGCDVITFDHEHVPTEHLRALEADGIPVRPGPDALVHAQDKGVMRARLTEIGAPCPRHRIVEDPADAAAFAHEISGGGAQRLGEGRWPGDGSGGFPVILKTVRGGYDGKGVWVVRSEADAADAFRAGVPVLAEEKVDFVRELAANIVRSPHGQAVAYPVVESIQVDGVCDTVIAPAPELDERLAGEAQQLALRIAAELGVVGHLAVELFETRDGHILVNELAMRPHNSGHWTQDGAITSQFANHVRAVLDLPLGDPRPRAAWTVMSNVLGGDYPDMYQAYLHCMARDPQLKIHMYGKDVKPGRKVGHVNTYGDDLADVRERARHAADYLRGTITE; this is translated from the coding sequence GTGACGTTCCCGGTAGTCGGCATGGTCGGTGGCGGTCAGCTCGCCCGTATGACCCACGAGGCGGGCATCCCCCTCGGCATCAAGTTCAAGCTCCTCAGCGACACCGCTCAGGACTCGGCGGCCCTGGTCGTGAATGAAGTCGTCGTGGGCGACTATCGCGACCTGGACACGCTGCGCGCCTTCGCGCGCGGCTGTGACGTGATCACCTTCGATCACGAACACGTGCCGACCGAGCACCTGCGGGCCCTGGAGGCGGACGGCATCCCCGTGCGCCCCGGCCCCGACGCGCTGGTGCACGCCCAGGACAAGGGGGTGATGCGCGCCAGGCTCACCGAGATCGGCGCGCCCTGCCCCCGCCACCGCATCGTGGAGGACCCGGCCGACGCCGCGGCCTTCGCGCACGAAATCAGCGGGGGCGGCGCGCAGCGCCTCGGTGAGGGGCGGTGGCCGGGCGACGGGTCGGGAGGCTTCCCCGTCATCCTCAAGACCGTGCGCGGCGGCTACGACGGCAAGGGTGTCTGGGTGGTCCGCTCCGAGGCGGACGCCGCAGACGCCTTCCGGGCCGGTGTCCCGGTCCTCGCGGAGGAGAAGGTCGACTTCGTACGGGAGCTGGCGGCCAACATCGTCCGCTCGCCGCACGGCCAGGCCGTCGCCTACCCGGTCGTCGAGTCCATCCAGGTGGACGGCGTCTGCGACACGGTGATCGCCCCGGCCCCCGAGCTGGACGAGCGCCTCGCCGGCGAGGCCCAGCAGCTCGCGCTGCGGATCGCGGCCGAGCTGGGCGTCGTCGGGCACCTCGCCGTCGAGCTCTTCGAGACCCGCGACGGGCACATCCTCGTCAACGAGCTGGCGATGCGCCCGCACAACTCCGGGCACTGGACGCAGGACGGCGCGATCACCTCGCAGTTCGCCAACCACGTACGGGCCGTCCTGGACCTCCCGCTCGGAGACCCGCGCCCGCGCGCCGCCTGGACGGTCATGAGCAACGTCCTGGGCGGTGACTACCCGGACATGTACCAGGCGTACCTGCACTGCATGGCCCGTGACCCGCAGCTCAAGATCCACATGTACGGAAAGGACGTGAAGCCCGGCCGCAAGGTCGGCCACGTCAACACCTACGGCGACGATCTGGCGGACGTGCGCGAGCGCGCCCGGCACGCGGCCGACTACCTGCGAGGAACGATCACCGAATGA
- a CDS encoding VOC family protein, with the protein MAVAVLGAVVLDCPDPVALAGFYAGLLGGKIEEHEDWVDLTGGTGTPLAFQAAPGFVPPKWPRPEGSQQFHLDLTVPDLDAAEREALALGATVLEADDRERTFRVYADPAGHPFCLCAG; encoded by the coding sequence ATGGCTGTTGCCGTACTGGGTGCCGTCGTTCTGGACTGCCCCGATCCCGTCGCCCTGGCCGGTTTCTACGCCGGACTGCTCGGCGGAAAGATCGAGGAGCACGAGGACTGGGTGGATCTCACGGGAGGCACCGGCACTCCGCTCGCCTTCCAGGCCGCGCCCGGCTTCGTCCCGCCGAAGTGGCCGCGTCCGGAGGGTTCGCAGCAGTTCCATCTGGATCTGACCGTGCCCGATCTGGACGCGGCCGAGCGGGAGGCGCTGGCGCTGGGTGCGACGGTGCTCGAAGCGGATGACCGGGAGCGGACCTTCCGGGTGTACGCCGATCCCGCAGGTCACCCGTTCTGTCTCTGCGCCGGCTAG
- the purE gene encoding 5-(carboxyamino)imidazole ribonucleotide mutase: MTSPASAAPVVGIVMGSDSDWPVMEAAAKALDEFEIPYEVDVVSAHRMPREMIAYGENAAGRGLQAVIAGAGGAAHLPGMLASVTPLPVIGVPVPLKYLDGMDSLMSIVQMPAGIPVATVSIAGARNAGLLAVRILAAQDAELRTRMTEFLSDLNDQATEKGKRLRTKVQGADSFGFGK, encoded by the coding sequence ATGACTTCCCCCGCCTCCGCCGCACCGGTCGTCGGCATCGTCATGGGCTCCGACTCCGACTGGCCCGTCATGGAAGCAGCGGCCAAGGCGCTCGACGAGTTCGAGATCCCCTACGAGGTCGACGTCGTCTCCGCCCACCGCATGCCGCGCGAGATGATCGCGTACGGCGAGAACGCGGCGGGCCGCGGCCTGCAGGCGGTCATCGCGGGGGCGGGCGGCGCGGCCCACCTGCCCGGCATGCTCGCCTCGGTCACCCCGCTGCCGGTCATCGGCGTACCGGTGCCGCTGAAGTACCTGGACGGCATGGACAGCCTCATGTCCATCGTGCAGATGCCCGCCGGCATCCCGGTCGCCACCGTCTCCATCGCGGGGGCGCGCAACGCCGGCCTGCTGGCCGTCCGCATCCTCGCGGCCCAGGACGCGGAGCTGCGGACCCGCATGACGGAGTTCCTCTCGGACCTGAACGACCAGGCCACCGAGAAGGGCAAGCGGCTGCGCACCAAGGTGCAGGGCGCCGATTCCTTCGGCTTCGGAAAGTAG
- a CDS encoding dipeptidase, giving the protein MDQLERARELLAEHPVVDGHNDLPWALREQVNYDLAARDIATDQSAHLHTDIPRLRAGGVGAQFWSVYVRSDMAGEDAVSATLEQIDVVAELLARHPGDLRRALSADDMEAARAEGRIASLMGAEGGHSINNSLGTLRALHTLGVRYMTLTHNDNIAWADSATDEPGVGGLSPFGHEVVREMNRTGMLVDLSHVAATTMRDALRTSTAPVMFSHSSARAICDHPRNIPDDVLAQLPANGGIAMATFVPKFVLPEAVAWTTSADENMRAQGLHHLDTTERGMKVHAAFEAANPRPMATVATIADHLDHMREVAGIDHIGIGGDYDGTAFLPQGLQDVAGYPNLIAELLGRGWSAADLARLTWQNAVRVLRAAEDVSRELSARRGPSHATIEQLDAPDPTA; this is encoded by the coding sequence ATGGACCAGCTGGAGCGGGCCCGGGAACTCCTCGCGGAGCACCCCGTCGTGGACGGCCACAACGACCTGCCGTGGGCGCTGCGCGAACAGGTCAACTACGACCTGGCCGCCCGCGACATCGCCACCGACCAGTCGGCCCATCTGCACACCGACATCCCCAGGCTGCGCGCGGGCGGCGTCGGAGCCCAGTTCTGGTCCGTCTACGTACGGTCGGACATGGCGGGCGAGGACGCCGTCAGTGCCACCCTGGAACAGATCGACGTGGTCGCCGAGCTGCTGGCCCGCCACCCCGGCGACCTGCGCCGCGCGCTGAGCGCCGACGACATGGAGGCGGCCCGTGCCGAGGGCCGTATCGCCTCCCTGATGGGCGCCGAGGGCGGCCACTCCATCAACAACTCGCTGGGCACCCTGCGCGCCCTGCACACCCTCGGCGTCCGCTACATGACGCTGACCCACAACGACAACATCGCCTGGGCCGACTCCGCGACCGACGAGCCGGGCGTCGGCGGGCTCTCCCCGTTCGGCCACGAGGTCGTACGGGAGATGAACCGCACCGGGATGCTGGTCGACCTCTCGCACGTGGCGGCCACGACGATGCGCGACGCCCTGCGCACGTCCACCGCGCCGGTGATGTTCTCGCACTCCTCGGCGCGCGCGATCTGCGACCACCCGCGCAACATCCCCGACGACGTCCTTGCCCAGCTCCCGGCCAACGGCGGCATCGCCATGGCGACGTTCGTGCCGAAGTTCGTCCTGCCTGAGGCCGTCGCCTGGACGACGTCCGCCGACGAGAACATGCGCGCCCAGGGCCTGCACCACCTGGACACCACCGAGCGGGGCATGAAGGTCCACGCCGCGTTCGAGGCGGCGAACCCCCGCCCGATGGCGACCGTGGCGACGATCGCGGACCACCTCGACCACATGCGCGAGGTCGCCGGGATCGACCACATCGGCATCGGCGGCGACTACGACGGCACCGCGTTCCTCCCGCAGGGCCTCCAGGACGTCGCGGGCTACCCGAACCTGATCGCGGAGCTGCTCGGACGGGGCTGGTCCGCCGCCGACCTGGCCAGGCTCACCTGGCAGAACGCGGTACGGGTGCTGCGCGCGGCCGAGGACGTGTCGCGCGAGCTGTCCGCCCGCCGGGGCCCGTCCCACGCCACGATCGAACAGCTGGACGCCCCGGACCCGACTGCCTGA